In the bacterium genome, ACTGCCGGATGACGATGTTCAGGACAGATTTGCCATGGGAGCAGCACCAGTTCCTTGGCGCAGCACCGTTCGGTGTTGACATACACCACCAGCTCCAGGCCGATCTCTTCGGTACGGCCGAGATTGAAATCCGCCACCTCGATTTCGGCGGCCTCTTTGGCGGTCAACACAATGCCCGCGCGGTCCAGATAGGCCTTTGCCCGTGTCCGATAGTGCTCCAGTTGCTCTTTGGTTATCATCATGAACTCCTATCCCTGCATGTTTGATCCAAAACGAGGCGTTCTCATAAATGGTCCGGCGACCGGCCTTCCACCAGATAAGCCAGGTTCTCGCCGAACCCCTTGATCTCAAAAGGTCCGATGCGCCGCGCCATAACCTTGCCGGTGAGCGCCACATAGGTGGCCTCGCTGATGATGATCTGGTCCGGCTTGGCCAGGCTCTGCAGTCGCGCGGCAAAGTTCATGTTGGCGCCGATGGCGGTGTAATCCTTTCGGTCAAAGCTGCCGATCTGTCCCAGCACCACTTCTCCGGTATGCACGCCTACGCCGATGGAGATCAGCGGCCTGCCGGTGATCTCCCACTCTTTGTTCAGCCGCGCCAGTTCCGACTGAATTTCCAGCGCGGTCTCCACAGCCAGCAGTTGATGCACGCCCTGAGCGGTGTTTTTGGTAAACAGGGCCACCAGTTCGTCGCCCACATACTTGTCGACAATGCCGTCGTGGCCGGTGACGATGGGCGTGACGGCGTTGTAATAATCGTTGAGCATGCGCACAGCGGTGGTGGGATCCATCTCGCGCGTGATACGGCTGTACTCGCGGATATCGGCGAACAGCATGGTGATCTCCATGCGCTGACCGCGGGCGGTGTCGGGCCGCTGCATGATCAGCGCCTCTTCCACATCGCGTGTGGCCTCTCGTCCCACCAACATCATCAAGCGTCTGAATTTCTCTTCCTGGAAAATAAAGCTGTCGATCATGCCGGCCACGGATTCCACCAGCCGTTGATCCGCTTCATCAAACAGGCCTTGTTCCTTGTTGATCACCACAACGGCGCCGAGAAAAAGTCCGGATATGAACATGGGCGCAATGATCACCGAATCGATTTCGCTGTCGGCCAATTTATG is a window encoding:
- a CDS encoding D-lyxose/D-mannose family sugar isomerase; translated protein: MMITKEQLEHYRTRAKAYLDRAGIVLTAKEAAEIEVADFNLGRTEEIGLELVVYVNTERCCAKELVLLPWQICPEHRHPAV